CTGGACAATAAGTTCAACTCCCGCGGCATCAAACTGGCGGCGGGCATCAGCACGCTGGTGGTAAGTTGTTTCTATCTGATTCCGCAAATGGTGGGCGCCGGGGCGCTGGTGCAACCGTTGTTGGGCTTTCCTCATTTTGTGGGGGTGGTGGTGGTAGGCTCGGTGGTGACGCTGATTGTCATGACCGCCGGCATGGTTTCGACGACCTGGGTGCAGTTCATCAAGGGGACCATGCTGGTTTTGCTGTGCGCCTTTATTACGGTGCTGATTTTATTTCGCGGCGTGACGACCAAACCCACGGACGCGGACGGGAGGCCGCTGCCCCTGTTGAAACGCAACGTGCCGGCGGCTGAAGTCATCAACGCGCCGGGGAATACCGTCCTGCCGCCGGAAGGGGGATGGGAGGGAAAGCCGTATGTGCGGGTAAGAAACGCGGCGGGGGTGGTTTCTGTGTGGCGCAAGGAGGGCGATTTATTATCTGAAACACAAACCATTACCGTGTTGAAAGATGGCCGCAAACTGGTCAACGGCCTGCCGCGGGGGAAGAAGGAGGGCGAGGCGGATCTGAAGCCGGTGGGCTATGCCTCACGACTGCCCGGCGGGGTGGAGAAAACGGGGCCACTGGGGCCGTTCGCCTTTTTGCGCACCATGCAGGACAGCGAGGTGATCTTGTGGAGTTCAGAAAAAATCGTCGAAGCCAACGGCGGCAGCACCACCGTTTATTATCAGCGGCCCACTGAGGGCAAAGATTTCATGGCGCCCGGCTCCAGCCCGACGTTCAGGAAGGTGCGGGGCGAGAAACTGACCGACAAACTGGATTTTCTTTCGTTGATGCTGGCCCTGTTTTGCGGCACGGCCTCACTGCCACACATTCTGATACGTTACTACACCGTCAAGGATCAGTTGAGCGCCCGTAAAAGCACGGTGGTGGGGATTGCAGCCATTGGTTGTTTCTACGTCCTGACGTTGTTTCTGGGGCTGGGCGCCATGACCAGCGGGACGCTGGACGTTACGGACTCCAACATGTCAGCGCCGTTGTTGGCGCGGAGTTTCAATGAGTTTTTGTTTGCGGTGCTGTCCGCGGTGGCGTTTACCACGGTGCTGGGGACGGTTAGCGGGTTGATCATGGCAGCCAGCGGGGCTGTGGCGCATGATTTGATGACCCATGTGTTCAAGATGAAGCTCGATGAGTTTCAAAAGGTGCGGGCGGCCAAGGTGGCCGCGCTGGCGGTGGGTTTGCTGGCCATCTGTCTGGGGATTTTATTTGCCCGCATGAATGTCAATTTTCTGGTGGGGTGGGCGTTCAACATTGCGGCGTCAGCCAACCTGCCGGCGCTGGTCATGCTGCTGTTCTGGAAGCGTACCACCAAGCAGGGCATTACGGCGGCGATCATCGTGGGCATGTTGTCTTCGCTGGCATGGATCCTCCTGAGCGCCCAAGCGTACAAGGATGTCTATGGTTTGGATCCGGCCCGCGCGATTGTGCCATTCAGCCAGCCGGCCATTGTGACCATCCCGCTGGGCTTTCTGGTGTTGGTGGTGGTTTCCTTGCTGACGGCCAAATCGCCTGAGCCATCCAAAGCCACTGCCTGAACCGGCTGATGGCAAATGAGCGGTGATCAGCGTGCGTGCGTCCAAAAACCCTGCCGCGCGCGGGCCATACCCTAAAGGCCGTTGGCTCCCTTCAAGTTGTCCTTAAGCCAGGACGGACTGGTTTTGTCCAAGGTAAAAGGGCATTTGATGATGAGGGGTAGGCGGACTTGTCCCCGATAAAGTCAAGCCGCGTTGTTCGCAGATTAAGGAACAGATTGGGCGGATTGAAGGCGGTGGATGGCCCAGCGGGCGTGTTCGGCAATCAGCGGCTCAGGGTCTTGGGCGGCCCTTGCCAGTTCAGGCAGGGCGGCGGCGTTGCCCAGGTTGCCCAAGGCCACGCAGACATTGCGGAGCAGGCCCCGGCGTTTGGCGCGCTGGAGGGGGGTGCCATGAAATTTCTGGCGAAATCCATTTTCGTCGAGCCGCAGCAGCTCCAGCAGGTCGGGGGCTTGCAAGTCAGGGCGGGCCCATTGGCGCAGAAGTGGGGAAGCATCACCGGCAAAACGGTTCCAGGGGCAGACCTCGAGGCAATCATCACAGCCAAATATGCGTGTTCCGATGAGCGGTCTGAACTCCTCCGGGATGGCCCCTTTTAGCTCGATGGTGAGATAGGAGATACAGCGTCGGGCGTCGAGGGTAAAGGGGGCGGTGATGGCGCGGGTGGGACAGGCAGCCAGGCAACGCGTGCAGGTGCCGCAACGGTTGCGCTCGGGTTCGTCGGGCGGGAGGGCGGCGGTGGTCAGGATTTCTCCGAGGAGGAGCCAGTTGCCGTGGTGGCGGTTGATGAGCTGGGTGTGTTTGCCAATGAAGCCGATGCCGGCACGCTGGGCCAGGGCGCGTTCCAGGATGGGGCCGGTATCCACGTACCAGAGGCTGCGGGCGCCGGGCCCGGCGTGGTGGTCCAGATAGGCGGCCAGTTGAGCCAGTTTATCACCCATCACCTGATGGTAATCAGGGCCGCGGGCATAGCGGGCAATAAAGCCGGAGGAAGCAGAGCTTGACGAAGGTGGAGCAGGGTAGGCGGCGGCCACACAAACCACGCTGCGCACGCCGGGGAGGACGGCTGCAAGGTTCTCGCGTTTGGGCAGGGAGCGGGCCATCCATTGCATCTCCCCGTGCCGGCCGTCTGCCAGCCATTGGCGCAAATGGTGTTCGGGGTCGGGGGAGTCGGCCTGGGTTACGCGGCAGAGAGAGAAGCCGAGCTGACGGGCCAAATCCTGCAGAGCCGTTTTGAGGGAGTGAGACATGGCGGTCATCCGCCGCTGGCCTGCCGGTTTAGAAACTCATGCAGGATGTGTTGCACGATTTCGCGGGAGGGCCGTCCGTCTGAGGAAATCAGAAGGTCTGCCCGGCGATAAAAGGGTTCACGTTGGGCCAGCAACTCACGGATGCGCGCGAGGGGGTCAGGATGTTGGAGGAGCGGGCGATGCGAGTTGTGGCGGACGCGCTCAAAGATGGTTTCGGGAGAGGCCCAGAGGCAAACGAGATAGGCGTGCTGGCGGAGCCGTTCGAGATTATCGTCATGGCAGGGCAGACCCCCGCCGGTGGCGATGACGGTGCGCTGGCGTTTGGCCAGGTCGGCCACCAGTTGTTGTTCCAGGGCGCGGAAGTGGGCTTCGCCGGACTGGCTGAAGATTTCAGGGATGGATTTGCCGGCGGCGTTTTCGATCCATTGGTCGGTATCCAGGAATTCATAGCCCAACTGCGCAGCCAACAGGCGGCCGATGGTGGTTTTGCCGGTGCCCATGAAACCGATGAGCGCCAGGTTGGTGATGTTGCGCAAGGCGGTCACAGCATAAAGATAGTGCAGGTGGGCGGCGACTGCAGCCCTTAGTCTTCGCGGAAGAGGTATTCCAAGTCGGCCTGGGTGAGGCTGCGGGTAAAGCCTTCTTCGCCCAGGACATCGGCAATGGTCTGGGCCTTGCGTTGTTGCAGGTCCCAGATTTTTTCCTCCACGGTGCCGGGGCTGATCAGGCGGTAAGCGTTGACGGTGCGGGTCTGGCCGATGCGGTGCGAGCGATCAATGGCCTGGGCTTCAACGGCCGGGTTCCACCAGGGATCATAAAGGATGACGTAGCTGGCGGTGGTGAGGTTGAGGCCCGTGCCGGCGGCCCGCAAACTGAGCAGGAAGACCGAGGCCTTGGGGTCGTTTTGGAAGGCCTGGACGACGGCCTGGCGTTCTTTGGTTTCCCCGGTGAGGATGTGGGTGGGGATGCCGCGCTGCTGGCACTCTTTTTCCAGCAGCCGCAGCATTTGCACAAATTGCGAGAAGAGCAGCACTTTGTGGTTCTGGGCCAGGAGAGGTTCCAGCAGTTCAAAGAGGGTTTCCGTTTTGCCGGAGGGCGAGTCGTTGCCCACCAGCGCGGGATGGCAGCAGATTTGGCGCAGGCGCGTGAGGGCGGCCAAGACGTGCATTTTGCTCTTGTTGAGGCCCTTCTCGGCGACGATCTGCGAGATTTGCTCGCGGCTGCGGCGCAGTTCGGCCAGGTACAATTTGCGCTGCTGTTCGCCGAGTTCGCAGTCGCGGCGCTCCTCGATGCGGTCCGGCAGGTCTTTGGCGACCTGTTGTTTAAGCCGCCGGATCATGATAGGGCGCAGGCGGGCTGAAAGACGGCGGCGGGCGATGCGAAGCTGGGTCAGGGCTTCTTCACCGTCGCCGGAAACTTTAGGCTCATACAGCTCATGGAAATGTTCCTGGGTGCCGAGGTAGCCGGGCTGGATGAAGTCGGTGATGCTCCAGAGGTCGAGCAGACGGTTTTCCAAGGGCGTGCCGGTGAGGGCCAGGCGCTGGTCGGCTTTAAGTTCCTTCACGGACTGGGTGACCTGGGCGGTAGGGTTCTTGATGAATTGGGCTTCGTCCAGGATGACGGCCCGGAAGGAGAACTTGGCCAGCTCGGCCAGGTCGCGGCGGAGCAGGGCATAATTGGTGACAATCAGGTCGTAGTGCGGGATTTGTTTGCGCAGATTATGGCGGGCCTGACCGCTTTCCAGCACCAGGACGCGCATGTCGGGCACGAATTTTTCGGCCTCCCGCCGCCAGTTGTGGAGCACGGAGGCAGGACAGATGACCAGGGAGGGCTTGGGGTTTTTGTGATGCTCATGCTTCAGCCACGCCAGCCAGGCGAGCGTCTGGAGGGTTTTGCCCAGGCCCATGTCATCCGCCAGAATGCCGCCGAGTTTGAGGCGGGTGAGATGGCAGAGGAAATCAAAGCCCTCTTTTTGGTAGGGACGCAATTCGGCTTTGACATTGGGCGGAAGGGGCACGGAAGGAATGCCTTTGAAGTTGGCCAGGCGCTGGCGCAAGGTGCGCATCTCTGGCGTGTCGGCAAAACGGCCGAGTTCGGCAGGG
This is a stretch of genomic DNA from Verrucomicrobiia bacterium. It encodes these proteins:
- a CDS encoding shikimate kinase, whose product is MTALRNITNLALIGFMGTGKTTIGRLLAAQLGYEFLDTDQWIENAAGKSIPEIFSQSGEAHFRALEQQLVADLAKRQRTVIATGGGLPCHDDNLERLRQHAYLVCLWASPETIFERVRHNSHRPLLQHPDPLARIRELLAQREPFYRRADLLISSDGRPSREIVQHILHEFLNRQASGG
- a CDS encoding cation acetate symporter, yielding MIHETSWIAVVVFLVFAGVVLGISFYLGSRAKSASGYFAAGGGIHWAVNGVAFAGDYLSAASFLGICGMIAFFGYDGFLYSIGYLAGWIVALFIIAEPLKRLGRFTFADALDNKFNSRGIKLAAGISTLVVSCFYLIPQMVGAGALVQPLLGFPHFVGVVVVGSVVTLIVMTAGMVSTTWVQFIKGTMLVLLCAFITVLILFRGVTTKPTDADGRPLPLLKRNVPAAEVINAPGNTVLPPEGGWEGKPYVRVRNAAGVVSVWRKEGDLLSETQTITVLKDGRKLVNGLPRGKKEGEADLKPVGYASRLPGGVEKTGPLGPFAFLRTMQDSEVILWSSEKIVEANGGSTTVYYQRPTEGKDFMAPGSSPTFRKVRGEKLTDKLDFLSLMLALFCGTASLPHILIRYYTVKDQLSARKSTVVGIAAIGCFYVLTLFLGLGAMTSGTLDVTDSNMSAPLLARSFNEFLFAVLSAVAFTTVLGTVSGLIMAASGAVAHDLMTHVFKMKLDEFQKVRAAKVAALAVGLLAICLGILFARMNVNFLVGWAFNIAASANLPALVMLLFWKRTTKQGITAAIIVGMLSSLAWILLSAQAYKDVYGLDPARAIVPFSQPAIVTIPLGFLVLVVVSLLTAKSPEPSKATA
- the queG gene encoding tRNA epoxyqueuosine(34) reductase QueG — protein: MSHSLKTALQDLARQLGFSLCRVTQADSPDPEHHLRQWLADGRHGEMQWMARSLPKRENLAAVLPGVRSVVCVAAAYPAPPSSSSASSGFIARYARGPDYHQVMGDKLAQLAAYLDHHAGPGARSLWYVDTGPILERALAQRAGIGFIGKHTQLINRHHGNWLLLGEILTTAALPPDEPERNRCGTCTRCLAACPTRAITAPFTLDARRCISYLTIELKGAIPEEFRPLIGTRIFGCDDCLEVCPWNRFAGDASPLLRQWARPDLQAPDLLELLRLDENGFRQKFHGTPLQRAKRRGLLRNVCVALGNLGNAAALPELARAAQDPEPLIAEHARWAIHRLQSAQSVP